The DNA sequence CGGCTCTGCGCTTCCGCTCTATAGCTGTCAGCGACATCGTTTCGAGTATCGCCAGCAGATTATCGCGAACACTGAGCCGCTGAAAAACGCTCGGCTCCTGTGAAAGATAGCCCATGCCCATACGGGCGCGTTTATACATCGGCAGAGTGGTAATATCCGAACCTTCAAAAACTACCGTTCCGCCTTCAGGCGTAATCATACCCATAACCATTCGGAACGAGGTTGTCTTTCCGGCTCCATTTCTGCCGAGCAGGCCGACGATACTTCGCTGCTCAACGGTAATGGATACCTGGTTGACAACGGTTCTGCCGGAATACTTCTTTACCAGACCATGTGTTTCGAGAAGAATCATATCTACCAAATTTTGCCTCCATATTTTTCAGCCGTCTATTATAACAGGCTTATCGAAGTCTGAAAACCTTCTTTTAAGGATTATTGCCGGTCTGAATCCATACATTTAAGGGTCAATAAATTCACCTCCGGCCTGCAAAAAAACCGTACCATAACCCTGCCGGACGTCCCTACGCCGGCGGAGGTAAATCCCGTCATATTTTTATACTGCCATCGGCCTTTTGCAAGGCTCTGGGGCACTTTTGCGCCTTTTATCAGGGCTTTCCCTCCCGGCAAACACACCTGACCGCCGTGAGTATGGCCGCTGATATAGAGATTGTAACCCAGTCTCTGGGCCTGCTTGTAGAGCTGCGGGCTGTGCGACAGCATAATTTTAAATTGTTCGGCAGGTATGCCCGCCGAAGCCTGCTGCATATCGGCCGCGTCGAAGACATAACAATCATCTACGCCTGCAAGGTAAATTTTATCTCCGCCGCGATCGAGAACGGTATTCTCGTTCAAAAGCACACAAACACCGAGACTTTGGAGAAATTGAGCCATTTCATAGTGGTCATGATTGCCGAGGACGCCGAATATTTTGTCTGTTTTGATATTACTGATAATTCTTTTCATCTCTGTTTTTGTCTTCTCGATGTCGTATCTCTCATAAAGACTGTAATCTCCGCCGAGAATGCAATAATCGCATTCGATATCTTTTATATAATCGATTATCTTATCGACAAGTCCGTCAAAACATTCGATATGTACATCGGATATCAGCAGGATACGGCAATTATCTAACCCCTTCGGCAGATTCTGCAATTCAATAACTTCATTGGTCATAGCAAGGGCTTTTGCGTTAACAAGGCCCCGCTGCCCAAGACCGGTTGCTTTCAGAAGCAGATGTATCAGGGGCGACCACGTGCGGACCTGTCTGAGCCTTCTGAAAAAGCCGTGTTTTGAATACCTTCCCTCCTTTTTTCTGTATTCTTCAACAAAATTTCTATTGGGATGTATTTTTTTCATACTGGTCGGTTCGCAAAAATCCGTAAAAACAACGTTGACTATTTGCTTGTCTTATATTTAAATAATAACCTTAAAGTATCGAATAGTCCAGATGAAAGGTTTTTGCTTTTAAAGGAAAAGAAACCATGAGTAGAACTGTATTATTTTTACTTGTACTCGCCGCCATATTATTCACCGTTGAAACCGCCCGCTCTCAGGAGCCGGTTGTTCCATCGCAGCCTCAGCAGCCGCAGGGAATCGCTGTGCCGCAGGACCCGAATTATGTGGTTATGGTTCTCGACGGCAATGAACTGACTATCGGCAAGGCAAAGTTTTTCACGCCTGATTTTGATTACGCTACACTGGAAAATGTTGCCGATTTCTGGCTTAATACCCAGCTTCTTTACGAAGAAGCCGTAAAAAGAGGTATCGATAAAGACCCCAAAGCCAAATTTCTTGCCGATATCAGCTATAAAAAAGTAATTGCCGGCGAACTGATTGAAAAAAGCAGAAGTACGGTAAAAATCAGCGATGAACAGGTAAAAAAATATTACGAAGATAACAAGGAAACAGACCCCGGTTTCAGGGAGCCAAACTATTTGAGTTTCTCACATATAACAGTTGAAACTCTCGAACAGGCTCAGGAGGCGCTTAAAAGAATAAACAGCGGCGAAGAAATCAACGAACTCGCAAAGTCATTATCTGTCGCCGGAGACGCTAAAAAAGGCGGCCGACTTACTAAATCTACCGAACTGAACATTCAAACCCACTTTGGACAGGAATTGCTCGACGCACTGCTTAAAGCTTCCGAAGGAGATATCGTAGGGCCGGTAAAAGGCAAAAATGGAAAATATGAAATCGCCAGGCACGAAGGGAAAAGAGCATCGCGTATAATGGAATTTGACAAGGTTAAGGATCGGATAAAGGCAAAGCTCGAAGGTCAGGCCAAAAACAAAGCCGTTGAAGACCTGATACAAAGCCTGAAGGAAAAAGCCAAACAGAGATACAAAAAGATGGGCATCTTAAGCGAAAAAGATAATGCAGAAAATGTGAATGAAAAATCTGAAAAGAAAAAATAATTAATTATTGACAGCTTTTTTTAAAAGCGTTAACATAACTATAGGTAATTAAAAGGTTGCTTTAAAGACAAAACTTTTTGTCATCCACAAAGCAACCTTTTTCATTTTCTAAAAAACCCCGGAAGGAAACGCACACTCTCTTTGATTCTTCGCAGCCATATTTTCAAATGCGCGGCAGCTTTAATAATCGTCAGCCCTGAAATGGCATTGGCTCCTGTATCTAATGCCGCCAGTACATCGAAAACTTTTTCCGGTTTTCCCATATCGAGATAAACCAGCAATACGCCTTTGACAAGCTCCCAATTCGATGGAGCCAGTTCAAGTACATAATCGAGGAATTGTATGGCGTCATCCTGTTCGCCGCGCATAGTGAGCGATTTGGCCAGATGGAGATAATTTAACGCGTTTGTCGGTTCAAGTTCTGAAACTCTTAGAAAACAATGAGTCGCATAGTCGGTCTGACCCAGTTCCATCATAATTACGCCTATCGCATCGAGAATCTCCGGCTGGCTGATATCAAGCTCAAGCTCGGCGGCAAGCAGTGAAAACGCCTCATCCCTCTCCGACTGCGCAAGTGCAAGCTGCGCAAGCCGAAATCTCGGACCGGCCGTATTTCTGTCAATCCTTATTGCCTGAAGATATAGTTTCGCCGCTTCTTTTATTCTGCCGGCATTCAGCTCTATCTCGCCGAGATAAAATAATGCCTGCGCCGATTCCGGCTCTACTTCCAGTATCCTGCGGAACTTCTCAGCGGCAGAAACAATATCGCCGCAGTGAAGAAGAAACAAACCGAAATCAAATATAACCTCTTTGTCGCCGGGATTTTTCCTGAGTTCCGCGATAAAATGCTGCCACGCCATATCCTTATCGCCGAGATTCCAGTACCCCTGCGCAATGTGATAATTAATTTGCGGATGGTTCGGCTCGAGAGAAGCGGTCTTTTCCCAGCACCACACGGCCTTTTTAAAATTGCCCTGAATGAAAAATGAATTGCCTATATTATAAAAACAAAGCGGACAGGCGTCGTTTATCTGTTGAGCAAGGTAAAACATATGCTCGGCCATCTCGTAATTGCTCATCTCGGTATAAGTGATTATCCTGTTGCAGTAGCCCGGTTCGAAATCGGGGTCGATTTTTTCAATCTGTTCAAATAGATTCAGCGCCAAATCGTACTGACCTGTGCGGGTATAATCGATCGCAAGACAGTTCAGCGTTTCAATATCATCAGGATTCATATTTAACGCCAACTTGTATTCTTCTATCGCGTAGTCAAACCTCTCCATCGCATCGAGCGTAAGAGCCTTATTGAAATGCCATCTGTCATTGGCCGGGTTGATATCGATTGCCTCGTTCATCGCCGAAAGGGCCTCGTTCATTCGGCCTTCTTCGTAAAGCTCATAGGCCTTTATGGCCTTTTGCTCAGCCTGGTCCCATGAGTTGAACTGGTCGAACTGTTCAAACCCGCTGTCAGAATTCATATAATCTCCCTATAAATCTATAGTTATCCGCAATTCAAATCGGCACAAATAACCGGTCTGCTTAGTCCGAAAAATGCCTCTTTCGAAAATTTACAAAAAACAGGTAATTTATGTGGAAATTAACCCCCTAAGTCTTTAAAATATGGCAGGTTAGCGGAAAAATCTCAATCTATGCTTATCTGCCTGCGTCATTGGCCGCTGCCTTTTTCTGGAAAATACTTGTTTTTGGTCTTATAATGCTTGTGGAATTTTCAGGTTTATCCGCCGATGGCGGAATTACAATAAGGAGTAATCGATTATGATAAAACAGATACAGGGA is a window from the Phycisphaerae bacterium genome containing:
- a CDS encoding metallophosphoesterase, whose protein sequence is MKKIHPNRNFVEEYRKKEGRYSKHGFFRRLRQVRTWSPLIHLLLKATGLGQRGLVNAKALAMTNEVIELQNLPKGLDNCRILLISDVHIECFDGLVDKIIDYIKDIECDYCILGGDYSLYERYDIEKTKTEMKRIISNIKTDKIFGVLGNHDHYEMAQFLQSLGVCVLLNENTVLDRGGDKIYLAGVDDCYVFDAADMQQASAGIPAEQFKIMLSHSPQLYKQAQRLGYNLYISGHTHGGQVCLPGGKALIKGAKVPQSLAKGRWQYKNMTGFTSAGVGTSGRVMVRFFCRPEVNLLTLKCMDSDRQ
- a CDS encoding peptidyl-prolyl cis-trans isomerase, yielding MSRTVLFLLVLAAILFTVETARSQEPVVPSQPQQPQGIAVPQDPNYVVMVLDGNELTIGKAKFFTPDFDYATLENVADFWLNTQLLYEEAVKRGIDKDPKAKFLADISYKKVIAGELIEKSRSTVKISDEQVKKYYEDNKETDPGFREPNYLSFSHITVETLEQAQEALKRINSGEEINELAKSLSVAGDAKKGGRLTKSTELNIQTHFGQELLDALLKASEGDIVGPVKGKNGKYEIARHEGKRASRIMEFDKVKDRIKAKLEGQAKNKAVEDLIQSLKEKAKQRYKKMGILSEKDNAENVNEKSEKKK
- a CDS encoding tetratricopeptide repeat protein — encoded protein: MNSDSGFEQFDQFNSWDQAEQKAIKAYELYEEGRMNEALSAMNEAIDINPANDRWHFNKALTLDAMERFDYAIEEYKLALNMNPDDIETLNCLAIDYTRTGQYDLALNLFEQIEKIDPDFEPGYCNRIITYTEMSNYEMAEHMFYLAQQINDACPLCFYNIGNSFFIQGNFKKAVWCWEKTASLEPNHPQINYHIAQGYWNLGDKDMAWQHFIAELRKNPGDKEVIFDFGLFLLHCGDIVSAAEKFRRILEVEPESAQALFYLGEIELNAGRIKEAAKLYLQAIRIDRNTAGPRFRLAQLALAQSERDEAFSLLAAELELDISQPEILDAIGVIMMELGQTDYATHCFLRVSELEPTNALNYLHLAKSLTMRGEQDDAIQFLDYVLELAPSNWELVKGVLLVYLDMGKPEKVFDVLAALDTGANAISGLTIIKAAAHLKIWLRRIKESVRFLPGFFRK